A window of the Dreissena polymorpha isolate Duluth1 unplaced genomic scaffold, UMN_Dpol_1.0 chrUn092, whole genome shotgun sequence genome harbors these coding sequences:
- the LOC127864060 gene encoding uncharacterized protein CG5098-like, protein MAVTGDATVLVSGETTLMDSEDTIPKIATYVFFDLESTDLLHARTRITELCLFAVNRFDMQAAGMFPRVTNKLTLCFDPLKPISASSSSITGLYNDSLESQKPFTASTVQLLQNFLGHLQPPVCLLAHYGNGFDFPLLKQELQRINQSLDSSILCADTLEAFRSLDGVEPGHELPLCLCAMCSELRDSHNYTPVRTHTIPPTPQTPIKRKLDKESDDTMNLKKLHQHNEETNGCGIVRQGAAVKKRLDFQASESHNDIHHKTSNNTESDTTNTGACSVKKRLFVDSPQAVCIENLEEQDEDVNSEFSASQDLVCLEALEEIENTLTGDIEDISESKDPMISEDQVSKSSDYINHKDQNSKSTDSAQQANNRDIMESKSSVIPNDPVSSSTGYLMKSKGEVLDSTGTKSTSVDKRSPVKSCHPLDTIFTSPRVFNAPAASTGQKLTETDLKQSTDIKLSTDVRSKCLTPIEQNISSSNLADDKSSFCKSSISSASDSTLQTVNGSHADINNSCASISAELVTCDSHMMNVDNTSPKTSCNSNPLLSACGESGAKNNSSPANNNSSPANNNSSPANNNSTPANNNSSRANSYSVPKRHSYKLEEIHKRVLGEKPTRSHYAEDDCVAMVKIAKCTRGFMEWVDRHARPLSSI, encoded by the exons ATGGCTGTAACAGGGGATGCAACTGTCTTGGTCTCAGGGGAGACAACCTTGATGGACTCGGAGGACACAATTCCAAAGATAGCCACTTATGTCTTCTTTGATCTTGAAAGCACGGATCTCCTGCATGCGAGGACCCGGATCACAGAGTTGTGCCTGTTTGCTGTGAACAGATTTGACATGCAGGCAGCAGGGATGTTCCCAAGAGTGACAAACAAACTGACCCTCTGTTTTGACCCTTTGAAGCCTATCTCGGCCTCATCTAGTTCCATCACAG GTCTCTACAATGACTCCCTGGAAAGTCAGAAACCCTTCACAGCTAGCACAGTTCAGCTGCTACAGAACTTCCTGGGGCATCTGCAGCCACCAGTCTGTCTCCTGGCTCACTATGGCAACGGGTTCGACTTCCCGTTGCTCAAACAAGAGCTACAGCGCATCAACCAGTCTTTGGACAGCTCCATATTGTGTGCAGACACCCTGGAGGCTTTCCGCTCTCTCGATGGAGTGGAGCCTGGCCACGAGTTGCCGCTGTGCCTGTGTGCCATGTGTTCAGAGTTACGTGATTCCCACAACTATACTCCAGTCAGAACCCATACAATTCCTCCTACCCCTCAAACTCCCATAAAGAGAAAACTTGACAAAGAATCAGATGACACAATGAATCTTAAGAAACTTCACCAGCATAATGAGGAGACTAATGGTTGTGGAATAGTAAGACAAGGTGCTGCTGTTAAAAAGCGCCTGGATTTTCAGGCCAGTGAGTCACACAATGATATCCAccataaaacatcaaacaatacGGAAAGTGATACAACTAATACTGGGGCATGTTCTGTAAAAAAACGTCTGTTTGTTGACTCACCCCAAGCAGTTTGTATTGAGAATTTAGAAGAGCAAGATGAAGATGTAAACTCAGAATTCTCAGCCAGTCAAGACCTAGTGTGCTTAGAAGCCCTTGAGGAAATAGAAAACACACTCACTGGAGACATTGAAGATATCAGTGAGTCAAAGGACCCCATGATATCAGAGGACCAAGTGAGCAAAAGCAGTGACTATATAAATCATAAGGACCAAAATAGCAAAAGTACAGACTCTGCACAACAAGCAAACAATAGAGATATAATGGAGTCCAAATCTTCAGTAATTCCTAATGACCCAGTTAGCAGCAGTACTGGTTATTTAATGAAGTCTAAGGGTGAAGTACTTGATTCTACTGGTACGAAGAGTACATCTGTGGACAAACGCTCGCCTGTCAAATCGTGCCATCCCCTTGACACTATATTCACGTCACCAAGAGTGTTCAATGCACCAGCAGCAAGCACGGGACAAAAGCTTACGGAAACTGATCTCAAACAGTCAACTGATATAAAATTGTCAACAGATGTGAGAAGCAAATGCTTAACACCCATTGAACAGAATATCAGCAGTTCAAATTTGGCGGATGACAAAAGCAGCTTTTGTAAAAGCAGTATTTCTAGTGCAAGTGATTCAACTTTACAAACAGTTAATGGGTCCCATGCAGATATAAACAACTCATGTGCAAGTATTTCTGCAGAACTTGTCACCTGTGACAGTCATATGATGAATGTAGATAATACGTCACCAAAGACCTCCTGTAATTCCAATCCATTACTTAGTGCTTGTGGAGAGAGTGGGGCTAAGAACAACTCTTCTCCGGCTAACAACAACTCTTCTCCAGCAAACAACAACTCTTCTCCGGCTAACAACAACTCTACTCCAGCTAACAACAACTCTTCTAGGGCTAACAGCTACTCTGTACCAAAGCGGCACTCCTACAAACTGGAGGAAATACACAAGCGTGTGCTGGGTGAGAAGCCAACGAGGTCTCATTACGCGGAAGATGACTGTGTTGCTATGGTGAAGATTGCTAAATGTACACGCGGCTTTATGGAATGGGTGGACAGACATGCTAGACCCCTGTCTTCCATATGA